A single Fusobacterium perfoetens ATCC 29250 DNA region contains:
- a CDS encoding FAD-dependent oxidoreductase — protein MGERVYDVIVIGGGPSGLTSGIYGGRAKLDVLIIDKDDFGGQIKLTDEVVNYPGINSIKGKEIVEVMKKQAQKFGVTFIHDEVIKLDLEGDIKKVVTKLGEYKGLTVIIASGITHKKLNFVGENEFLGKGVSYCAICDGEFFKEKDIFVVGAGFVAAEESIFLTRYGKKVHILAREPEFTCAKTIADKVLKNPKIEVKFNTEIISAEGDNLLRKIKMKNNITGEITEFISENNDNIGLFIFIGFVPQTDIYKGIVELTEEGYIKTNEFMETNVERVYAVGDIRPKELRQLVTAISDGGTAISRIEKYVFELREKLNLPRVEREDDCEENGILDSDMKKQIVELTKRFESPLNLIMVKGEDLEKSKALEELLKELSGLTEKIKVSIYESNSPEINEKFLLERLPAVFILNKDNEYSRIKYSTIPLEHELNSFMQALYNIAGPGDEVKEELLERIDKIEKKINVQIGVSLKCTRCPDTVQATQFIVSRNKNVSVEIIDVLTHKEFKKKHDIVGVPAIVVNEKNIYFGQMSLEEMIEILEKQ, from the coding sequence ATGGGCGAAAGAGTATATGATGTTATTGTAATTGGAGGGGGACCTTCAGGTTTAACTTCTGGAATCTATGGTGGAAGAGCAAAATTGGATGTATTAATTATTGATAAAGATGATTTTGGAGGACAAATAAAATTAACTGATGAAGTTGTCAATTATCCAGGAATAAATTCTATAAAAGGAAAAGAAATTGTAGAAGTAATGAAAAAACAAGCTCAAAAGTTTGGAGTAACTTTTATTCATGATGAAGTTATAAAATTAGACTTAGAAGGAGATATAAAAAAAGTTGTAACTAAATTAGGTGAATATAAAGGTTTAACAGTAATAATAGCCAGTGGAATAACTCATAAAAAATTAAATTTTGTTGGAGAAAATGAATTTTTAGGAAAAGGGGTTAGTTATTGTGCTATTTGTGATGGAGAATTTTTTAAGGAAAAGGATATTTTTGTTGTAGGAGCTGGATTTGTAGCAGCAGAAGAATCTATATTTTTAACAAGATATGGGAAAAAAGTTCACATACTAGCTAGAGAACCTGAGTTTACTTGTGCCAAAACAATAGCTGATAAAGTATTAAAAAATCCTAAAATAGAAGTGAAATTTAACACAGAAATTATCAGTGCTGAGGGAGATAACCTTCTTAGAAAAATAAAAATGAAAAATAATATTACTGGAGAGATAACAGAATTTATTTCAGAAAATAACGATAATATAGGTTTATTTATTTTTATTGGTTTTGTTCCCCAAACTGATATTTATAAAGGAATTGTAGAATTAACAGAAGAGGGATATATAAAAACAAATGAATTTATGGAAACTAATGTTGAAAGAGTATATGCAGTAGGAGATATAAGACCAAAAGAGTTAAGACAATTAGTTACAGCTATTTCAGATGGAGGAACAGCAATTTCTAGAATAGAAAAATATGTTTTTGAACTTAGGGAAAAATTAAATCTTCCAAGAGTAGAAAGAGAAGATGATTGTGAAGAGAATGGAATTTTAGATAGTGATATGAAAAAACAAATCGTAGAACTTACAAAAAGATTTGAATCTCCATTAAATCTTATAATGGTAAAAGGAGAAGATTTAGAAAAATCAAAAGCACTAGAAGAATTACTAAAAGAATTAAGTGGACTAACAGAAAAAATAAAAGTTTCTATCTATGAAAGTAACTCTCCAGAAATAAATGAAAAATTTCTTTTAGAAAGATTACCAGCAGTATTTATCTTAAATAAAGATAATGAATACTCAAGAATAAAATATTCCACAATTCCTTTAGAGCATGAATTAAATTCTTTTATGCAAGCTTTGTATAATATAGCTGGGCCTGGTGATGAAGTAAAAGAGGAATTGTTAGAAAGAATAGATAAGATAGAAAAGAAAATAAATGTACAAATAGGAGTTTCATTAAAATGTACTAGATGTCCAGATACAGTTCAAGCTACTCAATTTATTGTTTCAAGAAATAAAAATGTTTCTGTTGAAATAATAGATGTATTAACACATAAAGAATTTAAAAAGAAACATGATATAGTAGGAGTTCCAGCTATAGTAGTAAATGAAAAAAATATTTATTTTGGTCAAATGTCATTAGAAGAAATGATAGAAATTTTAGAAAAACAATAG
- a CDS encoding oxaloacetate decarboxylase subunit alpha, whose translation MTQLKITETSLRDGAQSLIATRLTTEEILPIIEKMDQAGFYSMEVWGGATFDSCIRFLNEDPWERLRAIRAKVKNTKLQMLIRGQNLLGYRHYSDDVVEEFVKKSLENGIDIIRAFDALNDFRNLETTIKAIKKYKGHCQGCIAYTTSEVHTIDYYVKKVKELEKMGVDSICIKDMAGILLPDTGYDLITAIKENCSLPLELHTHCTSGIAQILYANAIEAGVDIIDTAMSPFSGGTSQPATEVFAEILKDTERDPKLNMEVLGEVADYLKGVIEKYRKNGILNPKVMETEPKALVYQVPGGMLSNLMSQLSQQNAMDKYEEVLREIPRVRKDLGYPPLVTPMSQMVGTQAVFNVLLKQRYKVVPKEIKDYVRGLYGKSPAPIDKEIQKIIIGDEVPSTCRPADKIAPELEKLKGEIGSLAKSMEDVLSYALFPEYAKKFLENRGKPKVETVEEVKKPIQEKDTKEIQEEPMLRAYRVNVNGKSYEVEVEEIGAQTTTAPVQPKAAPAPVAPAPTPKPEPTPAPAPTQTTSASGEIVEAPMPGTIVDIKVKVGDSVKEGDLVAVIEAMKMETDLYSTKTGIVKAINAAKGTQVNTGDAIITF comes from the coding sequence ATGACACAATTAAAAATAACAGAAACATCTCTAAGAGATGGGGCACAATCACTAATAGCTACAAGATTAACAACAGAAGAAATTTTGCCTATAATAGAAAAAATGGATCAAGCTGGATTCTATTCTATGGAAGTGTGGGGTGGAGCTACATTTGATTCTTGTATAAGATTCTTAAATGAAGACCCATGGGAAAGATTAAGAGCTATAAGAGCTAAAGTAAAAAATACAAAACTACAAATGCTAATAAGAGGACAAAATTTATTAGGATATAGACATTATTCAGATGATGTAGTAGAAGAATTTGTAAAAAAATCTTTAGAAAATGGAATAGATATAATAAGAGCTTTTGATGCATTAAATGATTTTAGAAACTTAGAAACTACAATAAAAGCAATAAAAAAATATAAAGGACATTGTCAAGGATGTATAGCTTATACAACAAGTGAGGTTCATACAATAGATTATTATGTAAAAAAAGTAAAAGAATTAGAAAAAATGGGAGTAGATTCAATTTGTATAAAAGATATGGCTGGAATATTATTACCTGATACAGGATATGATTTAATAACAGCTATAAAAGAAAATTGTTCATTACCATTAGAATTACATACTCACTGTACAAGTGGAATAGCTCAAATATTATATGCAAATGCTATAGAAGCAGGAGTAGATATAATAGATACAGCAATGTCACCATTCTCTGGAGGAACATCACAACCAGCTACAGAAGTATTTGCTGAAATATTAAAAGATACAGAGAGAGACCCTAAATTAAATATGGAAGTATTGGGTGAAGTAGCTGATTACTTAAAAGGAGTAATAGAAAAATATAGAAAAAATGGTATATTAAATCCAAAAGTAATGGAAACTGAGCCAAAAGCATTAGTATATCAAGTTCCTGGAGGAATGTTATCTAACTTAATGTCTCAATTATCTCAACAAAACGCTATGGATAAATATGAAGAGGTATTAAGAGAGATACCAAGAGTAAGAAAAGATTTAGGATATCCACCATTAGTAACTCCAATGTCACAAATGGTAGGAACTCAAGCAGTATTTAACGTATTATTAAAACAAAGATATAAAGTAGTACCTAAAGAAATAAAAGACTATGTAAGAGGATTATATGGAAAGAGTCCAGCTCCAATAGATAAAGAAATACAAAAAATAATTATTGGAGATGAAGTACCTAGTACATGTAGACCAGCTGATAAAATAGCTCCAGAATTAGAAAAATTAAAAGGAGAAATAGGAAGTTTAGCAAAATCAATGGAAGATGTACTAAGTTATGCTTTATTCCCTGAATATGCTAAGAAATTCTTAGAAAATAGAGGAAAACCAAAAGTAGAAACAGTAGAAGAGGTTAAAAAACCAATTCAAGAAAAAGATACAAAAGAAATTCAGGAGGAACCAATGTTAAGAGCTTACAGAGTAAATGTAAACGGAAAATCTTATGAAGTAGAGGTAGAGGAAATAGGAGCTCAAACTACAACAGCACCTGTACAACCAAAAGCAGCACCAGCTCCAGTGGCACCAGCACCTACTCCAAAACCAGAACCTACACCTGCACCAGCTCCTACACAAACAACATCAGCTAGTGGAGAAATTGTTGAGGCTCCAATGCCAGGAACAATAGTTGATATAAAAGTAAAAGTTGGAGATTCAGTAAAAGAGGGAGATTTAGTTGCTGTAATAGAAGCAATGAAAATGGAAACAGATTTATATTCTACAAAAACAGGAATAGTAAAGGCAATCAATGCAGCAAAAGGAACTCAAGTAAATACTGGAGATGCAATAATTACTTTCTAG
- the upp gene encoding uracil phosphoribosyltransferase — protein MAILEIKHPLIEHKLTYLRDKNTDTKTFRENLNEIAKLMIYETTKDLELEEIEVETPIQKTKGYVLKDKAIAVVPILRAGLGMVDGILSLIPTAKVGHIGVYRDEETMKPVYYYCKLPLDIKDRKVILVDPMLATGGSAIYAIDYLKNEGVKNITFMCLISAPEGIAKVQEAHPDVNIYTAKIDEKLNEKCYIVPGLGDCGDRIFGTK, from the coding sequence ATGGCAATATTAGAAATAAAACACCCTTTAATTGAGCACAAATTAACTTATTTAAGAGACAAAAATACTGATACTAAAACTTTTAGAGAAAATTTAAATGAAATAGCAAAATTAATGATATACGAAACAACAAAAGATTTAGAATTAGAAGAAATTGAAGTAGAAACTCCTATTCAAAAAACAAAAGGATATGTATTGAAAGATAAAGCAATAGCAGTAGTTCCAATTTTAAGAGCTGGATTAGGAATGGTAGATGGAATTTTATCTTTAATTCCTACAGCAAAAGTAGGACATATAGGTGTTTATAGAGATGAAGAAACAATGAAACCTGTATATTATTATTGTAAACTTCCATTAGATATAAAAGATAGAAAAGTAATTTTAGTAGACCCAATGTTAGCTACAGGAGGGTCAGCAATTTATGCTATAGATTATTTAAAAAATGAAGGAGTTAAAAATATAACTTTTATGTGTTTAATATCAGCTCCAGAAGGAATAGCAAAAGTTCAAGAAGCTCATCCAGATGTAAATATTTATACAGCAAAAATAGATGAAAAATTAAATGAAAAATGTTATATTGTTCCTGGATTAGGAGATTGTGGAGATAGAATATTTGGAACTAAATAA
- the rpmE gene encoding 50S ribosomal protein L31, translated as MKKNLHPEYKVVTVECTCGEKFETRSTYAKGDLKIAVCSKCHPFYTGKAKFLDTAGRVDKFNKKYNLNK; from the coding sequence ATGAAAAAGAATCTACATCCAGAATACAAAGTAGTTACAGTTGAATGTACTTGTGGAGAAAAATTTGAAACAAGATCAACTTATGCTAAAGGAGATCTTAAAATAGCTGTATGTTCTAAATGCCACCCATTCTATACAGGAAAGGCTAAGTTCTTAGATACTGCAGGAAGAGTTGACAAATTCAACAAAAAATATAATCTTAACAAATAA
- a CDS encoding ribonuclease H family protein, which yields MNKKFYSYYIESTKESGILDNWDDCQKKVLGIKSSYKSFKTYEEAKNWLDNLLNPNGKNISSTKTNSKFYACFYINDKSYKIFDNWTQCKEEIENNQCRYKSFKTYEEAKNWLEDGAIYQTKALIEKTLVDGIYFDAGTGRGIGVEAKVSFKNGISILKRYFPNENINEFGNLSLGFEKTNNFGELKALDMALDIALKENILNIFGDSALIINYWSKGIIKSDINSETIELSKIVSYKRKKFEKIGGTISHISGDINPADLGFHK from the coding sequence ATGAATAAAAAATTTTATAGTTATTACATAGAATCTACAAAAGAAAGTGGTATTTTAGATAATTGGGATGATTGTCAAAAAAAAGTTCTAGGTATAAAATCTAGTTATAAGTCTTTTAAAACTTATGAAGAAGCTAAAAATTGGTTAGATAATCTACTTAATCCAAATGGAAAAAATATTTCTTCTACTAAAACTAATTCTAAATTTTATGCTTGTTTTTATATTAATGATAAGTCTTATAAAATTTTTGATAATTGGACTCAATGTAAAGAAGAGATAGAAAATAATCAATGTCGTTATAAATCTTTTAAAACTTATGAGGAAGCTAAAAATTGGTTGGAAGATGGAGCAATTTATCAAACAAAAGCTCTTATTGAAAAAACTCTTGTTGATGGAATCTATTTTGATGCTGGTACAGGTAGAGGAATTGGAGTTGAAGCTAAAGTTTCCTTTAAAAATGGAATTTCAATTTTAAAAAGATATTTTCCTAATGAAAATATAAATGAATTTGGAAATTTATCCTTAGGTTTTGAAAAAACAAATAATTTTGGAGAATTAAAAGCTTTAGATATGGCTCTTGATATTGCTCTAAAAGAAAATATTTTAAATATTTTCGGAGATAGTGCTTTAATTATAAATTATTGGTCTAAAGGAATTATAAAAAGTGATATTAATAGTGAAACCATTGAACTTTCTAAGATAGTTTCTTATAAAAGAAAAAAATTTGAAAAAATTGGTGGTACTATATCACATATATCTGGTGATATTAATCCTGCTGATTTAGGTTTCCATAAATAA
- a CDS encoding TIGR02206 family membrane protein yields MEFIKLFSTEHIMYILFFTVFYGSLLYLRKFINSRFFEISIASTMGVIKILGYIGRFYINHEPLYALFPIHICNVSFIMAVIFMIKPNIKAFQIIFYMSLGALAAILFPESVVVFPNPFGILFFLEHFFILFMIVYQMIYLGFSPTKKGILYTFICLNILAIVAYNFNKFFNTNYMYINHKPLTPTPLDFFGPWPIYILVVEVLFIFLGFLFYLLFRKRK; encoded by the coding sequence TTGGAATTTATTAAACTTTTTTCTACTGAACATATTATGTACATTTTATTTTTTACTGTTTTTTATGGCTCTTTATTATATTTAAGAAAATTTATAAATAGTAGATTTTTTGAAATTTCAATAGCTTCTACTATGGGAGTAATTAAAATCCTTGGTTATATAGGAAGATTTTATATTAACCATGAACCTTTATATGCTCTATTTCCTATTCATATATGTAATGTTTCTTTTATTATGGCAGTAATCTTCATGATAAAACCAAATATAAAAGCTTTTCAGATTATTTTTTATATGTCTTTAGGAGCTTTAGCTGCTATTTTATTCCCAGAATCTGTAGTAGTTTTTCCTAATCCTTTTGGAATATTATTTTTCTTAGAACATTTTTTTATACTATTTATGATTGTATATCAAATGATTTATTTAGGATTTAGTCCTACTAAAAAAGGAATTTTATATACTTTTATATGTTTAAATATTTTAGCAATAGTTGCTTATAATTTTAATAAATTTTTTAATACTAATTATATGTATATAAATCACAAACCTTTGACTCCTACTCCACTTGATTTCTTTGGCCCTTGGCCAATTTATATATTAGTAGTTGAAGTACTATTTATTTTTCTTGGATTTTTATTTTATTTATTATTTAGAAAAAGAAAATAA
- a CDS encoding Nif3-like dinuclear metal center hexameric protein, with the protein MILNEIIKVLEKKFPTTNSEDWDNVGLLIGKRNNEIKKIQISLDVTNKVLENAIKNNVDLIISHHPMIFSEIKRINSDTILGNKIIKAIENNISIYTLHTNLDSTIGGLNDFVGERLGLTNGKIIDEIKENECGIGRVYSLNEKEEFNNFLQKIKETFLKENIRVVGRELNSKKIKKIAIVNGAGSSYWRKAKKMGADLLITGDVKYHEALEALEENFIIIDIGHYETEHFFGKIILKELEEIKDINIIEFNDLPVFTKI; encoded by the coding sequence ATGATATTAAATGAAATAATAAAAGTTTTAGAAAAAAAATTTCCTACAACAAATAGTGAGGATTGGGATAATGTAGGATTATTAATTGGAAAAAGAAATAATGAAATAAAAAAGATACAGATTTCTTTAGATGTAACTAATAAGGTTTTAGAAAATGCAATAAAAAATAATGTAGATTTAATTATTTCACACCATCCTATGATATTTTCAGAGATTAAAAGAATTAATAGTGATACAATTTTAGGGAATAAAATAATAAAAGCAATAGAAAATAATATTTCAATTTATACTTTACATACAAATTTAGATAGTACTATTGGTGGATTAAATGATTTTGTAGGAGAAAGATTAGGTTTAACTAATGGTAAAATAATAGATGAAATAAAAGAGAATGAATGTGGAATAGGGAGAGTTTATTCTTTAAATGAAAAAGAAGAGTTTAATAATTTTTTACAAAAAATAAAAGAAACTTTTTTAAAAGAAAATATAAGAGTAGTTGGTAGAGAGTTAAATTCTAAAAAAATAAAAAAAATTGCTATTGTAAATGGTGCAGGAAGTAGTTATTGGAGAAAAGCTAAAAAAATGGGTGCTGATTTATTAATAACAGGTGATGTAAAATATCATGAGGCTTTAGAGGCTTTAGAAGAAAATTTTATAATAATAGATATAGGGCATTATGAAACAGAACATTTTTTTGGAAAAATAATTTTAAAAGAGTTAGAAGAAATAAAAGATATTAATATAATTGAATTTAATGACTTACCTGTTTTTACTAAGATATAA
- a CDS encoding sigma factor, with protein sequence MLIENFERFVFEKYRDNNEFANFLIENLDFDVELERENEFLVSKREVQELENDDVLDYLEEINLYEPLTEEEYQNLSNEIEEEEVREKLLIDNFNEVARIALYFVREGVEYLELIQEGIMGAVEAINRYTYDNGDIKKYIRIWAARQMGIYTEERFEQIRQEFLFYFTKTHMDEVEITNEDKEKKIKIIENLSIDDVLFTLSYDEIKTMEYYFGLGYDKRYSVLEIEKEMGLEKNKGEELFTKALAKISSRDGRMFSL encoded by the coding sequence ATGTTAATAGAAAATTTTGAAAGATTTGTATTTGAAAAATATAGAGATAATAATGAGTTTGCTAACTTTTTAATTGAAAATTTAGATTTTGATGTGGAATTAGAAAGAGAAAATGAGTTTTTAGTTTCAAAAAGAGAGGTACAAGAGTTAGAAAATGATGACGTTTTAGATTATTTAGAAGAAATAAATTTATATGAGCCTTTAACAGAAGAAGAATATCAAAATTTAAGTAATGAAATAGAGGAAGAAGAAGTTAGAGAAAAACTTTTAATTGATAATTTTAATGAGGTAGCAAGAATTGCTCTTTATTTTGTAAGAGAAGGCGTAGAGTATTTAGAGCTTATTCAAGAAGGAATAATGGGAGCTGTTGAAGCCATCAATAGATATACTTATGATAATGGAGATATAAAGAAATATATTAGAATTTGGGCAGCAAGACAAATGGGAATATATACAGAAGAAAGATTTGAACAAATAAGACAAGAATTTTTATTCTATTTTACAAAAACTCATATGGATGAAGTTGAAATAACAAATGAAGATAAAGAAAAGAAAATAAAAATTATTGAAAATTTATCAATAGATGATGTTTTGTTTACTCTTTCATATGATGAAATAAAGACAATGGAATATTATTTTGGTTTGGGATATGATAAAAGATATTCTGTTTTAGAAATAGAAAAAGAAATGGGATTAGAAAAGAATAAAGGAGAAGAGTTATTTACTAAAGCATTAGCTAAAATTTCTTCAAGAGATGGAAGGATGTTTTCATTATGA
- the rpoD gene encoding RNA polymerase sigma factor RpoD, whose translation MEGLKELITNEKVLALLRKAIQDKVVTYEEINRELKDELSVEKIKQLIEGMIDQGIEVVLEKDLVVKNNKKTSSVQEKKVEKDPLDYMDYDEFSGQNILDEDEFGDLDDLDFHDFDDMDLDDFDDYGRDDFSDDDYYGGIIPNEMGVDEPIKMYLREIGQIPLLSHAEELDYAKRAFEGDDYAKQQLVEANLRLVVSIAKKHTNRGLKLLDLIQEGNIGLMKAVDKFEYTKGYKFSTYATWWIRQAITRAIADQGRTIRIPVHMIETINKIKKEARVYLQETGRDATPDIIAKRLNLEVEKVKAIQEMNQDPISLETPVGSEEDSELGDFVEDNKMLNPYEETNRVLLKEQLNEVLNTLNNREKQVLRYRYGLEDGAPKTLEEVGKIFKVTRERIRQIEVKALRKLRHPSRRKKLEDFKQK comes from the coding sequence ATGGAAGGATTAAAAGAATTAATAACAAATGAAAAAGTTCTTGCATTACTTCGTAAAGCTATTCAAGATAAGGTAGTAACTTATGAAGAAATCAATAGAGAATTAAAAGATGAACTTTCTGTTGAAAAGATTAAACAACTAATAGAGGGAATGATAGACCAAGGAATAGAAGTAGTTCTTGAGAAAGATTTAGTTGTTAAAAATAATAAGAAAACAAGCTCAGTACAAGAAAAGAAAGTAGAAAAAGACCCATTAGATTATATGGATTATGATGAATTTTCGGGACAAAATATATTAGATGAAGATGAGTTTGGAGACTTAGATGATTTAGATTTCCATGATTTTGATGATATGGATTTAGATGATTTTGATGATTATGGAAGAGATGATTTCTCAGATGATGATTATTATGGTGGAATAATACCTAATGAAATGGGAGTAGATGAGCCTATTAAAATGTATTTAAGAGAAATAGGACAAATCCCATTACTTAGTCATGCAGAAGAATTAGATTATGCAAAAAGAGCCTTTGAAGGGGATGACTATGCAAAACAACAATTAGTAGAAGCAAATTTAAGATTAGTTGTTAGTATTGCTAAAAAACATACAAATAGAGGATTAAAACTTCTTGATTTAATTCAAGAGGGAAATATTGGACTTATGAAAGCTGTTGATAAGTTTGAATATACAAAAGGATATAAGTTTTCAACATATGCTACATGGTGGATAAGACAAGCTATTACAAGAGCCATAGCTGACCAAGGTAGAACAATAAGAATACCTGTTCATATGATAGAAACAATTAATAAAATTAAAAAAGAAGCTAGAGTTTATTTACAAGAAACAGGTAGAGATGCTACTCCTGATATCATAGCTAAGAGATTAAATCTTGAAGTAGAAAAAGTAAAAGCTATTCAAGAGATGAATCAAGACCCAATATCTTTAGAAACTCCTGTTGGAAGTGAAGAAGATAGTGAATTAGGAGATTTTGTAGAGGATAACAAAATGTTAAATCCTTATGAAGAAACTAATAGAGTTTTATTAAAAGAACAACTTAATGAGGTTCTTAATACTTTAAATAACAGAGAAAAACAAGTTTTAAGATATAGATATGGACTTGAAGATGGAGCGCCAAAAACTCTAGAAGAAGTTGGAAAAATATTTAAAGTTACAAGAGAAAGAATTAGACAAATTGAAGTAAAAGCTTTAAGAAAATTAAGACATCCTAGTAGAAGAAAAAAATTAGAAGATTTCAAACAAAAATAA
- the dnaG gene encoding DNA primase, protein MRYRSEDIENLLNQLRIEEVVGDVIELKKSGANYKGLCPFHPDTTPSFSVSPTKNICKCFVCGAGGNAIKFYSMYYKISYEEAIEELAKKYNISIKEYKRNFAKENENEKYYKIMEDAHRYYQDNIFENNGRIALEYLNKRGVNPKIIRENQLGYALNEWSSLYDYLVVKGHKKEDIIELGLAKNGEKGVYDTFRNRIIFPIYSIGGKVIAFGGRTLENNKEVPKYINSPDTPIFKKGKNLYGIKDKGNILKKKNYSLLMEGYMDVLSAHCYGFDVALASLGTAFTYEQGELLKKYTNNIIMSLDMDNAGQMATERTALILKNLGFNIRVLKLENAKDPDEFLKNFGKEAFLKAVKNSLEIFDFLYEMYSKEYDLSNIMSKEKFIDRFKEFFKNVESTLERSLYLDKLSKYTGIEKKLLQETLVDNNIYQKKEERKEFFLEKEKEKTSSVSILEEMTVELIFSQIDFYKYFSDKNIESSFVKKIFYFFEEVNENKNINFLKEFKEFIERENFTEEEKNKLFIMQYRALDYTDNKKKQELLKEIFKSWFIKEIKDINMQMKNLKFSLEVKKIEICLYSDISFEELLEKYKNFRGILSEYNIL, encoded by the coding sequence ATGAGATATAGGTCAGAAGATATAGAAAATTTATTAAATCAATTAAGAATAGAAGAAGTAGTAGGAGATGTAATTGAATTAAAGAAAAGTGGAGCTAATTATAAGGGGCTTTGTCCTTTTCACCCTGATACAACTCCTTCATTTTCAGTTAGCCCGACTAAAAATATTTGTAAATGTTTTGTTTGTGGAGCTGGTGGAAACGCAATTAAATTTTACTCTATGTATTATAAAATTTCTTATGAAGAAGCTATTGAAGAGTTAGCTAAAAAATATAATATTTCTATAAAAGAATATAAAAGAAATTTTGCAAAAGAAAATGAGAATGAAAAATATTATAAGATAATGGAAGATGCACATAGATATTATCAAGATAATATTTTTGAAAATAATGGAAGAATAGCTTTAGAATATCTAAATAAAAGAGGTGTTAATCCTAAAATAATAAGAGAAAATCAGTTAGGATATGCTTTGAATGAGTGGAGTAGTCTGTATGATTACCTTGTAGTAAAGGGACATAAAAAAGAAGATATTATAGAGTTAGGTTTAGCCAAAAATGGAGAAAAAGGTGTATATGATACTTTTAGAAATAGAATAATTTTTCCTATATATTCAATAGGTGGGAAAGTTATAGCTTTTGGAGGAAGAACTTTAGAGAATAATAAAGAAGTTCCTAAATATATAAACTCACCAGATACACCAATATTCAAAAAAGGAAAAAATCTTTATGGAATAAAAGATAAGGGAAATATTTTAAAGAAAAAAAATTATTCATTATTAATGGAAGGGTACATGGATGTTTTATCGGCTCATTGTTATGGGTTTGATGTGGCACTTGCTTCTTTGGGAACTGCTTTTACATATGAACAAGGAGAGTTACTAAAAAAATATACTAATAATATTATAATGTCTTTGGATATGGATAATGCTGGACAAATGGCAACAGAAAGAACAGCTTTAATATTAAAAAATTTAGGATTTAATATTAGAGTTTTAAAATTAGAAAATGCTAAAGACCCTGATGAATTTTTAAAAAATTTTGGGAAAGAAGCTTTTTTAAAGGCAGTAAAAAATTCTTTAGAAATATTTGATTTCTTATATGAGATGTATTCAAAAGAATATGATTTATCTAATATAATGTCTAAAGAAAAATTTATAGATAGATTTAAAGAATTTTTTAAGAATGTAGAATCTACTTTAGAGAGAAGTCTTTATTTAGATAAATTATCCAAATATACAGGTATAGAAAAAAAATTATTACAAGAAACTTTAGTAGATAACAATATTTATCAAAAAAAAGAAGAAAGAAAAGAGTTTTTTTTAGAAAAAGAAAAGGAAAAAACAAGTAGTGTTAGTATATTAGAAGAAATGACTGTTGAATTGATTTTTTCACAGATTGATTTTTATAAATATTTTTCTGATAAAAATATAGAGTCATCTTTTGTGAAAAAAATATTTTATTTTTTTGAAGAAGTTAACGAAAATAAAAATATAAATTTCTTAAAAGAGTTTAAAGAATTTATAGAAAGAGAGAATTTTACAGAAGAAGAAAAAAATAAATTATTTATAATGCAATACAGAGCTTTAGATTATACAGATAATAAAAAAAAGCAAGAGTTGTTAAAGGAAATATTTAAATCTTGGTTCATAAAAGAGATAAAGGATATAAACATGCAAATGAAAAATTTGAAATTTTCACTAGAGGTAAAAAAGATAGAAATTTGTTTATATTCTGATATAAGTTTTGAGGAATTATTGGAAAAATATAAAAATTTTAGGGGGATACTAAGTGAATATAATATTTTATAA